The Thermosynechococcus sp. genome has a segment encoding these proteins:
- a CDS encoding ABC transporter ATP-binding protein/permease, which translates to MAVPILKLLGADGSQQQIQLGRDRLSIGTDPQSQVILVGEGISRHHALILRTETGYQVADLGSASGTFLNGTKLRPRTPVVLKAGDRLRIGDFEAIFEPDGVTTTELPGTVVMGAASTPILQVATPHWLQEFPLLKEELILGRDPKADITIDHPFVSFHHAKLVRSADHYKIIDLGSKNGLHWRGTTISEHTLAPGDVIHVGESLRLTYLLMPATEVVEQTRPLQLRDRQRVRIGRDPSNDMVLDHPVVSRFHARLYLQEGQWYIVDLDSANGTFVNNRRLDPRKPTPLPAGALVRIGPYSSVFTPDETIVPHNDSGNLRLDAIHLSKTTPKGAKLLQDISLSILPREFVAIVGGSGAGKSTLLDALNGFRPATEGTVLVNGYDLYRYFGTYRTQIGYVPQDDIIHRQLTVAQALDYAARLRLPADFSDQERQEQVNRVLAELELTAQRHVLVKELSGGQRKRVSIGVELLTRPSLFFLDEATSGLDPGTETQMMRLLRQLADQGRTILLITHATKNVMLCDLVVFLARGGHLAYFGPPDQALSYFDVQDFDEIYLKIESEANPALWQQRYRQSHLYQTYVVERQRPLNVDTGATRQVQPQRQKATIPRVAPWRQWWILIQRNLAILRQDRAALILMLSLAPILGALDFVLWKPMILDPDQGDAGQAFTMAFVTVLIAVMVGSLTTMREIVKELEIYRRERMVGLGLWPYIFSKLGPAAVLALYQAAIFLGMKFLAINLSLGIGAIAGLYLTLFLVTFGGMVMGLLVSALSPTQTVAPLLTILFLVPQITFAGAIIPLKDLGPLGNWLSNVTLTRWGYANVVSLLGFGQDVAQDPCWQQPKSVREKRSPEALAECPCFGENLFRRCRFPGVRKEYHPAVDEPEPPRPAEPGDPPALPKSVLEFDQAYRDRVEEYNQRVKNYQTAMERWQDQFALWKEQRGRAIASGEALIDRFWSLQGQTFKANVTANHLRLGGIIALMLGLVGVFQKRQDVL; encoded by the coding sequence ATGGCTGTGCCCATTCTCAAGCTCTTAGGGGCTGATGGTTCACAACAGCAAATTCAACTGGGGCGCGATCGCCTGAGCATTGGTACTGACCCCCAAAGCCAAGTGATTCTCGTCGGCGAGGGGATTTCCCGCCACCATGCCTTGATTCTTCGCACCGAAACAGGCTACCAAGTGGCGGATCTCGGGAGCGCCAGTGGCACTTTTTTGAATGGCACAAAGCTGCGGCCCCGCACCCCTGTGGTTCTCAAGGCGGGCGATCGCCTACGAATTGGTGACTTTGAAGCCATTTTCGAGCCAGATGGCGTGACAACAACGGAACTGCCGGGCACGGTCGTGATGGGGGCTGCGAGTACCCCTATTTTGCAGGTGGCCACGCCTCACTGGTTGCAGGAGTTTCCGCTGCTCAAGGAGGAACTGATTCTCGGTCGGGATCCGAAGGCAGACATTACCATTGACCATCCCTTTGTGTCCTTTCACCATGCCAAGCTGGTGCGATCGGCGGATCACTACAAAATCATTGACTTGGGCAGCAAGAATGGCCTTCACTGGCGCGGCACAACGATTAGCGAACATACCTTGGCACCGGGAGATGTCATTCATGTGGGGGAATCTCTGCGCCTCACATATCTGTTGATGCCTGCCACGGAGGTTGTTGAGCAAACTCGCCCCCTCCAACTGCGCGATCGCCAGCGGGTTCGGATTGGCCGCGATCCCAGCAATGATATGGTGCTGGATCATCCCGTTGTCTCACGGTTCCACGCTCGCCTCTATCTCCAAGAGGGACAGTGGTACATCGTCGATCTCGACTCCGCCAACGGCACCTTTGTCAACAACCGGCGCCTTGACCCCCGCAAACCGACGCCCTTGCCAGCGGGAGCCCTGGTGCGCATTGGTCCCTATAGTTCTGTTTTTACCCCCGACGAAACCATTGTTCCCCACAATGACAGTGGTAACCTACGTCTCGATGCCATCCACCTCAGTAAAACCACCCCTAAGGGGGCGAAGCTCCTGCAAGATATTTCCCTTTCCATTTTGCCCCGCGAGTTTGTCGCCATTGTCGGTGGCAGTGGTGCTGGTAAATCCACGCTGCTCGATGCCCTCAATGGTTTTCGTCCTGCCACCGAGGGCACGGTACTGGTCAACGGCTATGATCTGTACCGCTACTTTGGAACATACCGCACCCAGATTGGCTATGTGCCTCAGGATGACATTATTCACCGGCAGTTAACTGTGGCTCAAGCCCTAGATTATGCAGCACGACTGCGCCTACCCGCTGATTTTAGCGATCAAGAGCGACAGGAACAGGTGAACCGGGTTCTGGCGGAGTTGGAGTTGACAGCGCAGCGGCATGTCCTTGTCAAGGAACTGAGTGGTGGTCAGCGCAAGCGGGTGTCGATTGGTGTGGAATTGCTCACCCGCCCTAGTTTGTTTTTCTTGGATGAGGCAACCTCTGGCTTGGATCCGGGCACGGAAACCCAAATGATGCGCCTCTTGCGCCAGTTGGCGGATCAGGGGCGAACGATTTTACTCATTACCCATGCCACTAAGAATGTGATGCTCTGCGATTTGGTGGTGTTTTTGGCGCGGGGCGGCCACCTTGCCTATTTTGGGCCACCGGATCAAGCCCTCAGCTATTTTGATGTTCAAGATTTTGATGAAATTTACCTCAAGATTGAGAGCGAAGCTAATCCAGCCCTCTGGCAGCAACGTTATCGCCAGTCTCATCTGTATCAAACCTATGTGGTGGAGCGACAGCGTCCCCTCAATGTGGATACAGGGGCAACGCGCCAGGTCCAACCCCAACGTCAAAAAGCCACGATTCCGCGAGTGGCACCATGGCGGCAGTGGTGGATTCTCATCCAGCGAAACTTGGCCATTTTGCGACAGGATCGGGCGGCCCTTATTCTCATGCTCTCTTTGGCACCAATTTTGGGAGCCTTGGATTTTGTCCTCTGGAAGCCAATGATTCTTGATCCAGATCAGGGGGATGCGGGGCAGGCATTTACGATGGCCTTTGTCACGGTGCTCATTGCCGTGATGGTGGGCAGTTTAACCACAATGCGCGAAATTGTCAAGGAACTGGAGATCTATCGCCGTGAGCGGATGGTGGGGTTGGGGCTGTGGCCCTATATTTTTTCGAAGCTTGGCCCAGCGGCGGTCCTGGCACTATACCAAGCAGCCATTTTCTTGGGGATGAAGTTTTTGGCGATCAACCTGAGCCTGGGAATTGGGGCGATCGCTGGCCTTTACTTGACACTGTTTCTAGTGACCTTTGGCGGCATGGTAATGGGGTTACTGGTTTCTGCCCTCTCCCCCACTCAGACGGTGGCTCCTCTACTCACGATTCTCTTTTTGGTGCCGCAGATTACCTTTGCCGGTGCCATTATTCCCCTCAAGGATCTAGGGCCACTGGGCAATTGGCTCAGCAATGTCACCTTGACCCGCTGGGGCTATGCCAATGTCGTTTCCCTCTTGGGCTTTGGTCAGGATGTGGCTCAAGATCCCTGCTGGCAGCAACCAAAGTCGGTACGGGAGAAGCGAAGTCCTGAAGCTTTGGCTGAGTGTCCCTGCTTTGGCGAGAACCTCTTCCGGCGTTGCCGCTTTCCGGGAGTGCGCAAGGAGTACCACCCCGCTGTGGATGAACCAGAACCCCCCCGACCTGCGGAACCAGGTGATCCACCGGCACTGCCCAAGTCTGTCTTAGAGTTTGATCAGGCCTATCGCGATCGCGTTGAGGAGTACAATCAGCGGGTCAAAAACTATCAGACGGCCATGGAGCGCTGGCAAGACCAATTTGCCCTCTGGAAAGAGCAGCGAGGGCGGGCGATCGCCAGCGGTGAAGCCCTCATTGATCGCTTTTGGAGTCTTCAGGGGCAGACCTTCAAGGCCAATGTTACTGCCAATCACCTGCGCTTAGGGGGCATTATTGCCCTCATGCTGGGACTAGTGGGGGTCTTTCAAAAGCGTCAGGATGTGCTTTAG